A genomic stretch from Myripristis murdjan chromosome 12, fMyrMur1.1, whole genome shotgun sequence includes:
- the ier5l gene encoding immediate early response gene 5-like protein — MINIMDCAVDAQSLISISLRKIHSSRTQRGGIKLHKNLLVSCVLRNARQVYVSEKYAEIYRMQQYREVMTICSGIQELNPADLYRGDDCEQSADCGGEAASLCGSLQPACPAHIPTSSGCSILQDGCKETEPPYYRSCCMEAYSGSNCDHSPANSSSSSSSMHCNKTTVLDLDTHVVTTVDNGYLHQDCCQSAQSPAKKRKVDFGYYMSDVEEVPDFVPGCKRAKTEECLYACGEHLDTSHISNLISMFGSGFSGLVSRQAEQFCSKQALASLGAWTRAIVAF, encoded by the coding sequence ATGATCAACATCATGGACTGTGCGGTGGACGCGCAAAGCCTGATCTCCATTTCTTTACGGAAGATCCACAGCTCCAGGACGCAGAGAGGGGGCATCAAGCTGCACAAAAACCTGCTGGTCTCCTGCGTGCTGAGGAACGCCAGGCAGGTCTACGTGAGCGAGAAATACGCCGAGATCTACCGGATGCAGCAGTACAGGGAGGTGATGACCATCTGCAGCGGCATCCAGGAGCTCAACCCGGCGGACCTTTACAGAGGGGACGACTGCGAGCAGAGCGCGGACTGCGGCGGCGAGGCGGCGAGTCTGTGCGGCTCTTTGCAGCCTGCGTGCCCGGCGCACATCCCGACCTCCAGCGGCTGCTCGATCCTGCAGGACGGCTGCAAGGAAACGGAGCCGCCGTACTACCGAAGCTGCTGCATGGAGGCTTATTCTGGGTCAAACTGTGATCACTCGcctgcaaacagcagcagcagcagcagcagcatgcacTGCAACAAAACCACCGTGCTGGATTTGGACACGCATGTAGTGACCACGGTGGATAATGGATACCTCCACCAGGACTGCTGCCAGAGCGCACAGTCTCCGGCCAAGAAGCGAAAGGTTGACTTTGGCTATTACATGTCGGATGTGGAAGAAGTGCCGGACTTTGTGCCGGGCTGCAAAAGAGCAAAAACGGAGGAGTGCTTGTATGCCTGTGGGGAGCACCTCGACACGTCCCACATCTCCAACCTGATCTCCATGTTTGGCTCGGGGTTTTCGGGGCTGGTGAGCAGACAGGCGGAGCAGTTCTGTAGCAAACAAGCCCTGGCAAGCCTCGGGGCATGGACTAGAGCCATTGTGGCATTTTGA